The window TAAGATCTAGATAAGAGCTACAAGTTAAGTAGGGTCAATAGGTGTCGTTAGAAGAAGAACAATGTCGATTGCTTCATGTCATATCTCGAACCTAGTGAGGAGGTGATTCGGGATGGGGTGTCACAAATTCGATGTTTCTAAATTGTAGTGTACAATAATTCTAAGAATTTTGTATTCATCTTCCATAATTATGTCACTTCGATGGTGTTTAACTtgtaaaaaagatataataaatagtatgttaTAAACTAAGAGCTAGTTCCTATAGATAGACAACATAGACAAGGATACATAAATATAGAGCACTATTCAAATTGATATTGACAAAGATAGAGTATTCAGACAAAGATACACAAATTTAGACaaagatagacaaagatagacaaagatagatGACTATACAGATAGAcattgacattttattttgttgctctcacttctttttcattcttcatttctttttcttctgtCTTTCCTTTAGATTTCATTGTTTTGCTAGTTGATGTTGTTTGCTttttgctcaccatctatttacaaaataaattagGGTTAAGTTACATAGAATATTGAGCAACGAGTGGAATGCCGGaaagaaattttggaagatTGATGGAGAACAAAATGTGGAAGAACAAGACGAAGAAGAATTCTGGAAGTTTGGTTGAAGAAGGTAGGTGGAAATGAATGATTGAATAAGATGTACGATGAAAATGACATGAAGAAGACGAAGCAAtgtgaagaaaagaaaaattctgAAAAAGAGGCTTCGCCTTTTTATATTGTGTTAATTTGgatggtatttttgtaattatgcgTGATTGAGTTTGGCTTCTATTGGGCTTCTCTAAGAATAAATGAACGTGCATAAATATCCGACGATCATTCAAGCTATTTTAAACAGTcgttcattatttaattatttaaatttggggcttttttccatcgtttaaaataatataCATGATCATGTATCATTACCTACATGATCATGTATCGTGATTGTTTAGAATAAGATTACTTGCGCGCGTTTGGTCGATTATTTGCGTATTGACTGGGgtaatttttgtatttttctattGTAAGTCCGTGAATTTTGTCCGTTTTCAAAATCGTTTTATATAGTGAACATATTTtatggtttgttatatttttaaaaaaaaataaaaaaaacccaaaagCATATATATAAGgatgaaaaaagaaacaataaaagtaggaaataataaatgataaaaagaaaattaaaaaaatgaaatatttgtatGGAATGGTTGGTTTAAAAAGGTTGGTTTTAGGATGAGTGCGTTGGTATTGTTTTGAAGAATGAAAGTGTTTTGTGtaattaatttagatttatttaggTATAATATTGGGAAAGGGGGAGATATGGTTGTAGATTGCGTAGGTCAAAGTGTCGTAAGGTTGAAGCTGAGATTGGATAATCTGGATCTCCTGATTCGCATACCGCAAAAGCTACGGAGTCCCTCCCCCCACTTTTCTATTCTTCAATTACTGctttttgaatttgaattttcaaaCACATATATATACGCCTCCCTCCCCCACCTCATATATACGCCTCCAGTTTTAATCTTTATTATTTACCTTCTTTCTTTTCCTACTTTCCTATCATTTCTTTCCACATCTCATTCacttttctttccctttctcCCAACTAACTATTTCTACATTTAAAATAACCATTTTTCTACTCTCATCCTATTTAAATATTCTCAATCATATAATAATTATACtaactattatttagtatttattTTTCTACCCTAAACATATATCATTCTAActtaattaaaataatctatATTTAAAACACGAATGATTATAACATAATTATAATAAccttaaattataataattcatttttggcctaaatttaataataagttagattttttataagaaattaaGAATATTGTTGTTTTTCATGGTACTTAAATAGTATGGGGTCGATATACTAGAAATCACTTCAAGGAATAATCTGAATGGTCTATAATATATGGATAAGGTTGTGTGTCTTATGTTTGAGATTCGATGCACTTTGTAAACGTTACAAAAGTTGTAAATATTACAAACAATTTGAGCCAAATCATTAATGTATCAAAGACATGTGAGTGTGGGTATTCTGTGCAATGAGATTGGACCCACAATATGAAATCTCTAGTTATAATGTTGTTAACTATAGAGATAAATATTTTGATCGATAACCTTGTAGTACAATCTAAGTCCTAAGCGAGTTATGAATTCCTGCTCATGAAGGTTTTTCTTTGACTTGTTGGGTAAGAGTGGTCCTAATTCCGACTCAATTTGCCTACCATCTTTGGGAACAATGTCATGTGAGAAGCTAGAAACATAGTATCACAAGAAAAAAagtagatagattgttcccTTAAGTGTTGATTTCAAGACTAGAACAATGAGGCCTCACCCTCTCACTGATCTAAGAGAGATTTTGTTTATGGTAGGATTGTAAACAAATTGTTCTTTAGATGATTGGTGGTACTTAAGGAGAAAGAGTAACTACAAGTAGGAGTGTTCATGGTTTGGTTCGATTCGATTTGAAGCTAAAACCGCACCGAACCACTCACCTGCGTCAAACCGAATTGAAACCAAACCacttatatataaataaaaccGAATTAAAACCGAACTACTTATgcataaatattaaaatcaaaatcaaagtgCATAAATATTGTTCTGCCTTTAGTTATTGGATCTCAGGCCTTAGTGGCACCGAGTGCCACCGGGATGAAAGCTTCTACTTTTAGTTatgtataattatttaattatttgcatatataattttttaaataaagtgGTTCGGTTCGGTTTTAGAATCTGTTTAATTTCTTAAATCGAACCAATTCTAAAATCAAATCGAACTGCATAAGAAGAGGTTTCAATTTAAATGAAACCGAATCAAACCACATGCATTCAGTTTCGGTTCGGTTTCGATTCAATTGCGGTTTGGTTCGAATTTTAACCGTTTTTTAAACATCCCTAACTACAAGGATAAAATGACAATTTGACCCAACTTTAGTTAAGAGAACAAACCGTAAAGGATTGACTTACAGAATATGGTTAAATTGTTGACATGTAATTATTCTACAGTTCGTAAGAGTGTAACTACGAGTTTCTAGTGAAATTATCTATAATAAATGAACGttgattaatttgattaaaGAATTTAATGAATTACTTTTGCATCATTAGAGCTTATAAATGTACGTCCATGAAATCCCTATGTTAGCTCATAATAGTATACATAATAGTATACACAAGGAATTAAGtgtttgaaatcttttttgaaGTGTTTTCAAATCCTTTTGGGGAATTCATTGTATACTATACATGTAATATATAATTACATTAAGTTAATTTCAATTAGATTCATACTTACATTTTATAATAAAAGAGCATTAATATTTGAATGACGActcaaatattaaattaatatgataGAATTTGTACTAAATTTATAGGTTAAAATCAATAATGAATGAGATCATATTAAAACTATGGATTATCAGAGAAATGTATGTGAGATACATGttattaaatataagatatttaatatgaatattaattgaattagatttgactaatatggttaattttcataaatgtaacaaaacacaaaaatatttatgactcgTGTAACAAAAAACTCATGAAGTTGgtacaatattttcataaatttcatatttgccTTTGAATATTGCGGACgattcgtcacttctctttcttcttcttctttgtgatttattcattttctcttccagTTCTCTTCATCACCTcttctagattttctttcttctattttcaaaCGATTCATTCTTCcatttaaatttcatattttatctTTACTATTTTCAGCAAGATTCTTTGAAGCTACTCTTCTCCCTCATATTTGAGAAAATCAAGATCatctaaatatcattttggcATGATCTATACGCTTGTTTTTcattgtcaacacgatcgtttaccatggttaataaatcgtttaaatttgaagtctttttatcatcgtttaaaataatctaaatgatcatgttgacatAATCCAAACGATCTCTTGCCATAgttaacacgatcatttagcatggtcaacacgatcgtttaccatagtcaacatgatcatttaaatttgaagtcttttttccatcgtttaaaatgatctaaacgatcgtgttgacattatctaaacaatcatttgCCATAGCTAACACAattgtttagcatggtcaacacgatcgctcgatttgaaatttttaacgATAATGTACATTGGGGTCCACGATCACTTACTATAattaacacgatcgttttttATGGTCAATATGATTGTTTGTCATGGTCAACAGGATCGTCtacattttaaacattttttctgtcgttaaaaaagaactatacgatcgtgtatCGTGAGTTGAATAATATTAGATTTTTCATTTACActgtagtacacgatcgtttagaagaagattactaGCAAGCACATGTGGTTAATTAAtcgatttattatatttattggtattttccattgtgggcctttaaactcctttttatttttagagttgtagtatacagtgtaaatattttatcgatttgttatatatattttttttattaaaaaacaaccctataaattaactaaatttattatttaaaaaaattaatacaacTAACTCCTCTACAATTGCACAAGTGGAGTAGTATTGTAACTCCTTCCACGTATTTTGCAATAAGGAGATAAGAGATCTCTGGAGAAGAAGGTAGAGCTATCCATAAGGGCAATTCTTTTAGTGCTCTTAAGAAGAAAGATTTCATATACAATCCCTAATCAAGGTTGTGTCCAGAGAAGGCTTTATTGGTAGTGTTCAATCTCCAAATCAAGAACGTTTTCGTGTTTGATTGCGTTGAATTATTCAAAATTGGAAGAAGACATTAGGAAAAATTTCTTCCAAGATACATAGTTCTTCTCTCtatatataatctaattttaaagcatgcttaactgttaatatttttttattttgtaaaactATCATAAACGAATTGTTTCAAAGTGTCGTGTGCTAATCTTACAAGACACACATTGCGTGTCATAGCACATTTTTGTAAGCATCTTAAGGTGATTGTACGACACTTGTTTCTACTCGAGAACGACTCAGTCAATCCAAATCCAAATAACCAATGGCACAAAGACGTATTTTACAACCTTCACCCTcattcttgagaaaatgttttAGAAAACAAGTTTAGAGGAAATGCTTTTCGCAAACGTTTGAAAGCacatttgagaaaagaaaagtcaTTATAAGGTTATAAGCAATAAGGGACAACGAAAATTTTATACTTTATAACTCGTGGGTATGAAGGTATGATGCTAAGTCTTACCTACATATAGTACATTCTGAACAAAAAGAGATGTGACTGGCTTGCATATGCTAATGTGCGAGATGTGActtccaaataaaatataaagaaactAAAATACGATGAAAGCAATAGTAAAATGAGATGAGAGCAAGCATGCGGCCACTGAGAATAGCCCTAGAAAAACATGACTGTGACACCATGTCCTTACCATGGCTGCTCAACCCTATCGTGTGCTTGTCTTTTGTGCGCATAGGCTTGCATGCGCAAACCTTGCTATCTGGCTATGAGTTGGGCTTGCCTTGCGCTGCTTAATTCCTCACCAGCACGCCTTTCACATGCACAACCTTCTGATGCTTGACGAATGCTCCTTGCTGCCTAGATGCCTAGACTTTCTGAGTAATTTTAAGAAATCATCTTTAACTTCAAAATTTCATAACTAACAATTCTTTTATCAAAATAAGAAAGTTCCTTCTTCAAACTTTCTTGAAATCTTCTTAACTTTACCTAAAAAATTCATAGAAAGTCCAAGTATTGAATTGGTTGGACTCTAATCTTTGAATGTTGTTCTAGAATCCTTAAAAAATAAACCTTCTGAGCTTCACTTCAACCAGCAAAGTTCTTCCTAAATTGCTTTCTCTTCGGCAACCCTCACTAAAAAGCTATATATACTCCCTCAGGGTtcatttaaaactaaaataactGGATTTTCATGAGACAAATGGTAGCACTTGTGGTCTGAAGTTAATCTTTTATAGAGAGTCTTGCATGACCTCAACTTGCCAGCTTTTACTTGtcaaaattttaagttattgCATGTGTGGTCATACGTAATTCCACTCAATAGACACTCCCTTGATGCCTCAAGCCTAGCAACACACTCTTAAATGCATGGCCTTCGCCTTAGTTCACATTGTTCTTTTGCTTCCTTGTCACAAAGTCTTTAATACATGGCTTGTCTGGTCGCACAGTTTCCTCTCAACACCTAGGCTCATTTTCTCTATGTTGTATAGAGGTTATTTTGGTTGGTTTAGGTGCATAAACCTAACTTGGCTGTATAGGCACTCAACATTCACACAAATAACTCTTAACACATGTTGCATAACTCTTTTGCCTTTGGCCGCTTAGGACACACGTGTGGGCATTTCTTGTCGTCTCACCAACACCTCACTTAATCACATGGAGGTTCTTTTGACAAGGTTGGTAGCATAGCATTCTCTTGCTCGCTTAGCCAACACTTAGCTAAAttttaacttctttttcttgtttggCCGCCTAACTACAATTCATTAAACACATTGCTACACTTGCTTGGCCACCTACTTAGCTTCAAACTACATAACACTTGAGGCAAATTTGTTCATGCCTTTCAACAATCTCACATCCTCGCTTTCCTTAAAATCCAACATGGTTTGCCTAGCTAATAAATTAAACAACATAACTAAAGCAAGCTTCAGTATTCTAAGAAAAACATAAGGATAGAAAGTCGGGGGTTTACACGATCCCTACTTTCTTCCTTTGTCGACTCATTGATATGTTTCTTACCCTGTTGTTGTTTTCATTGTCATCTGTCTAAAAGTATTTAAGAAAAGTAAAATATAAGATTGGGTGGCATCGATTATTGACTTCTCGAAGAAAACAGAAATGTTAAAAGCTTAGAAGGTTGTATTTTGTAGTAcagtaaaaaaacaaaagatggaTTATGAAAGACTATGGATGCGAATGAGACATTTACATGGATCACGTGACAAGCTCGTGACCGCCATGTTTAAAGGAGTCCCCACTTTCCATTCTCCACCAAGTTTAGAAtgatttatatattattataataaataattttttttttttttttttaaaaaaaagagtcCACTTAGGAAAGGAACCATGCGTGGGCCCTAATAACATATGCCTTAATCACAAAGCTAAATTTTAGGAAactataaaatttgaaaaaagaaaaagaaaaagtatcccattattattattattattattaattgattGATGGTGTGTCCAAATGGGTCGCAACTTGCAACTTCAAACCAAGTGGCTCCTTTAGTCAACCTCCCTTCTCGAAAGAAATACCTTCTTCCAAACACCCAACCATTTTTTGACACCTCTATATCTCTTTTTCTTAAATACAATTAAACATTTCAATGCCCATATTATTTCCAATTCCTAGGCTTTGAAATCTTCTTCCTTTccaactttttcttttcctttttttctctttttctctggGACTTTGtgcttctcttcttttttattttattcctaAATCTTACTTTACTTTTAGTTTCGTTTCATTTATCTCATTTCCAATCAAAGTATGGATCCAAGATTACCCCCAACAAAATTttatcccttttctttttctccatcatTATTATCTTTATTGTAATTAACAACCCAACAAAATCACAAAATTACTGTGTTTTTCTttcatctttaattttttttaatttacgtttttacttctaaattttttatgaattacaatctttcattcttttaatatatttcttaacttttcttttttcaacttCTAAAAATGTCTGCAATGTcattttattcttattttttaaattattgtttgatattaaaaaaattattcttaaaaaaaaagtatttttttttacaaaattattttgatagTTATTTTAAATATCTATTAGCAATAAACAATAATATATCTTCATAAATTACGGTTAATATCTACCAATGTTATAAGTGCTAGATGGTAGTACTTTATCAAGGTCTATCACTAGTTATCATTGGTAGACAATGACGTTTTGTGACGTTTGTAAATACTTTggttcatttttttatatttgaaaactactcagttatttttctaatttaaaatgacatgaaattaatagaataattaaaataaggaagattattgtaaatgacaaaactattgaaaacatttataaattaTAGTAGAACTTTTATCGGTATATATCCTtgataaaatctgaaattttcgattcatttggctatatttaaaaatgcttCCTAAAATAATGTCATGAACCTTTAAAACTTATTCTTAATTCAATGTCTATGATACATTTTAAAAACTCAATGAGGGAAGATTTTTGTTTCTGATATTTAAAAGATTTAAAAGATAAGACCAAATGCACCGAAAATCAACGATATGATCTTCTCCAAATAGTTTATAACAGGGAGGAAGTATGCACAAGTGTTTGATAtgaagataaaattaaaaaaaaaaaacaaaggccAAATTGAGTTTAACCCAATTTAGGTAATAAGTTTCAATTTCCAACTCTTAATCGTActtaacaaataataataataataataataataataataataataataataataatagcatagAAAGGAATAGTGGGGAGTAGAGTGtttgtttgtaaatattttattgaaaCACAATTACCTCtaacattaattttaaaatttgaaattatgatTAAATATAATTGAAGCATTGGAAGTTTATGTTTTATTGtgttaataaaacaaaaaagttcACCTTATTCTTATGAATACCAATTCTAAGAGAGACCTTGCTTTGTCCCCTAAGACACTTGGCTATGCCTTGTGTCTATTCTATGCCgtaatttcaaattataaaaaGAGATTTATTAAATTATAGAGTAACTACAAATACACTCAATTAAACTaacatataaaatttaaaatgatggtaattttttttttttaatccagCTCATTAATcgcattttttttcaaaattaggaAAGAGAGCACTAATAAtagaaatttaaataatttccAAGTTTCATATTGGAGGAAAATCACACGAAACGACTACATGAGATGAACAAAACGGCAACGCGGAAGAGCCAgacctcttcttcttctgcttcttcttcttcttcttcttcttcttcttcttcttcttcttcttcagtcCTTCTGCGTCTCCTCCTCCACCCTTTCATCTCCATTTCCCAGCCCCCCAACTCTCTCTTCCAACACCTCTCCGGTTCCCCTAAATCTTAACCCTTTTTTAGAATCACAATCACTTCTTTCATTCAATCTCACCTTCATTTTCATGTCATGAGTTCTCGCCACCGTCCTCCCCCACCGCCGCGTCCTGGTACGCCGGACGAGAATGAACCCTACAATATAATACCCATCCATAATCTCCTCGCTGACCACCCTTCCCTTCGTTTTCCAGAGGTGCGTGCTGCCACTGCTGCCCTGCGAGCAGTTGGTGACCTCAGGAAGCCGCCGTATGTTCAATGGCTCCCTCACTTGGATATTCTCGATTGGCTTGCTCTCTTTTTTGGGTTTCAGAAGGATAACGTTCGGAATCAACGGGAGCATATTGTGCTTCATTTGGCTAATGCTCAGATGCGTTTAACCCCTCCCCCCGATAATATCGACACTCTCGATGCTACCGTTTTGCGGCGTTTCAGGAAGAAGCTGTTGAAGAATTACACTAATTGGTGTTCCTACTTGGGGAAGAAGTCTAACATTTGGATCTCGGATCGTCGTCAGGCGGATCAGCGCCGGGAATTGCTTTACGTTTCATTGTACTTGCTGATATGGGGTGAGTCCGCAAATTTACGCTTCATTCCTGAATGTATTTGTTATATCTTCCATAACATGGCTATGGAATTGAATAAGATTTTGGAGGATTATATTGATGAGAATACTGGACAGCCTATATTGCCCTCTATATCTGGCGAAAACGCTTACCTAAATTGTGTTGTCAAACCCATTTACGAGACCATAAAAGCTGAGGTTGAGAGTAGCAAAAATGGTACTGCCCCACATCGTGTTTGGAGGAACTATGACGATATTAACGAATACTTTTGGAGTAAGAGGTGTTTTCAGAAACTCAAATGGCCCATTGATGTGGGTAGTAACTTCTTTGTGACTTCTAGCAAGAGTAGGCATGTAGGCAAGACTGGGTTTGTAGAGCAGAGATCTTTTTGGAACTTGTTTCGAAGTTTTGATCGTCTATGGGTTATGTTAATTCTATTTCTACAGGCTGCAATTATTGTTGCTTGGGACGGGAGGCAGCCATGGTTTTCATTGAGGGAGCGAGATGTCCAAATTAAGCTTCTGTCTGTGTTTTTCACTTGGAGTGGCTTGAGGTTTCTGAATTCATTGCTTGATGCAGCAATGCAGTATAGTTTGGTTTCAAGGGAAACTTTGGGACTTGGAGTGAGGATGATTATGAAATCCATTGTTGCTGCAGCATGGACTATTTTGTTTGTAGTCTTTTATGTAAGGATTTGGTCGCAGAGGAGTCGAGACAGAGTTTGGTCTGCACAGGCTAACAAGGATGTTGGCAATTTTCTTATTGCAGCCGGCGTTTTTATTGCTCCAGAGGTTTTGGCTTTGGCTCTTTTTCTCCTTCCATGGATCAGGAATTTTATGGAAGAGACCAATTGGAAGGTCTTTTATATGTTGTCCTGGTGGTTTCAGAGCAGGACTTTTGTTGGCCGTGGGCTGAGGGAAGGCCTAGTGGACAATATTAAGTACAGCTTGTTCTGGATTCTGGTGCTTGCTACAAAATTCTCCTTCAGTTATTTTCTTCAGATCAAGCCCATGATGGGTCCGACGAGAGCACTGTTGAATTTGGGGGATGTGCCCTATGAGTGGCATCAGTTCTTTAGGGGGAGTAACAGATTTGCCGTCGTATTACTTTGGCTTCCTGTTGTCttgatctacctcatggattTGCAGATTTGGTATTCAATCTACTCCTCTTTCGTTGGAGCAGCTGTTGGGTTGTTAGACCACTTGGGTGAAATACGGAATATGCCACAGTTGAGGCTAAGGTTCCAGTTCTTTGCAAGTGCCATTCAATTTAATCTAATGCCTGAAGAGCAACTTCTGAATGCCAGGGGGACACTGAGAAGCAAGTTTAAAGATGCTATTCATCGGTTGAAGCTTAGATATGGTCTTGGCCACTCTTACAAGAAGCTTGAATCTAACCAGGTTGAGGCAACTAAGTTTGCTATAATATGGAATGAGATAATAACTATTTTCAGGGAAGAAGATATTATCTCTGATCGTGAGGTTGAGCTATTGGAGTTGCCCCAAAATTCTTGGAGTATTAAAGTTATTCGCTGGCCATGTTTCCTTCTCTGCAATGAGCTATTGCTTGCACTCAGTCAGGCCAAGGAATTGATAGATGCTCCTGACAAATGGCTCTGGCATAAGATATGCAAGAATGAGTATAGACGATGCGCAGTCATTGAAGCCTATGAATCCATCAAGCATTTGCTACTTCAGATTCTTAAGCATAATAGTGAAGAGAAATCAATTATGACAGTTTTGTTCCAAGAGATTGATCACTCTATCGAGATTGAAAAGTTCACAAAAACATTCAATATGAATGCATTACCAGACCTCCATGCGAAGTTGATCAAACTTGCTGAACTATTGAACAAACCTAAGAAAGACACCAACCAAGTTGTGAACACTCTACAGGCCCTTTATGAAATTGCCACTCGAGACTTCTTCAAGGAGAAGCGAACAGGTGATCAACTAATAATTGATGGATTGGCTCTCCGTAACTCAACTTCTACGACTGGACTTCTTTTCGAAAATGCTATTCAGTTTCCTGATGTTAGTAATGAGAGCTTTTACCGCCAGGTTCGTCGTTTGCATACTATTCTTACTTCTCGGGACTCTATGCATAACATACCAATAAATCTTGAGGCAAGGCGTCGACTTGCTTTTTTCAGCAACTCCTTATTCATGAACATTCCTCATGCTCCTCAAGTTGAGAAAATGATGGCTTTCAGTGTTTTGACCCCCTATTATAGCGAGGAAGTACTATACAGCAAAGAACAGCTTCGTACTGAAAATGAAGATGGAATTTCGATTCTCTATTATCTGCAGACAATTTATGTTGATGAATGGAAAAATTTCCTGGAACGTATGCACCGAGAAGGAATGGTGGAAGACGGTGAAATTTGGACAACCAAGCTCAGAGATCTTAGGCTTTGGGCTTCATTCAGGGGTCAGACACTAACCCGAACTGTGAGAGGAATGATGTATTATTATCGAGCTCTCAAAATGCTGGCATATTTGGATTCTGCTTCTGAGATGGACATTAGGGAGGGATCACAAGAACTTAATTCTATGAGAC is drawn from Cucumis melo cultivar AY chromosome 11, USDA_Cmelo_AY_1.0, whole genome shotgun sequence and contains these coding sequences:
- the LOC103490530 gene encoding callose synthase 12-like; the protein is MSSRHRPPPPPRPGTPDENEPYNIIPIHNLLADHPSLRFPEVRAATAALRAVGDLRKPPYVQWLPHLDILDWLALFFGFQKDNVRNQREHIVLHLANAQMRLTPPPDNIDTLDATVLRRFRKKLLKNYTNWCSYLGKKSNIWISDRRQADQRRELLYVSLYLLIWGESANLRFIPECICYIFHNMAMELNKILEDYIDENTGQPILPSISGENAYLNCVVKPIYETIKAEVESSKNGTAPHRVWRNYDDINEYFWSKRCFQKLKWPIDVGSNFFVTSSKSRHVGKTGFVEQRSFWNLFRSFDRLWVMLILFLQAAIIVAWDGRQPWFSLRERDVQIKLLSVFFTWSGLRFLNSLLDAAMQYSLVSRETLGLGVRMIMKSIVAAAWTILFVVFYVRIWSQRSRDRVWSAQANKDVGNFLIAAGVFIAPEVLALALFLLPWIRNFMEETNWKVFYMLSWWFQSRTFVGRGLREGLVDNIKYSLFWILVLATKFSFSYFLQIKPMMGPTRALLNLGDVPYEWHQFFRGSNRFAVVLLWLPVVLIYLMDLQIWYSIYSSFVGAAVGLLDHLGEIRNMPQLRLRFQFFASAIQFNLMPEEQLLNARGTLRSKFKDAIHRLKLRYGLGHSYKKLESNQVEATKFAIIWNEIITIFREEDIISDREVELLELPQNSWSIKVIRWPCFLLCNELLLALSQAKELIDAPDKWLWHKICKNEYRRCAVIEAYESIKHLLLQILKHNSEEKSIMTVLFQEIDHSIEIEKFTKTFNMNALPDLHAKLIKLAELLNKPKKDTNQVVNTLQALYEIATRDFFKEKRTGDQLIIDGLALRNSTSTTGLLFENAIQFPDVSNESFYRQVRRLHTILTSRDSMHNIPINLEARRRLAFFSNSLFMNIPHAPQVEKMMAFSVLTPYYSEEVLYSKEQLRTENEDGISILYYLQTIYVDEWKNFLERMHREGMVEDGEIWTTKLRDLRLWASFRGQTLTRTVRGMMYYYRALKMLAYLDSASEMDIREGSQELNSMRREGSIDGIASDRSTPSRSLSRMGSSVSLLFKGHEYGTALMKYTYVVACQIYGTQKAKKDPHAEEILYLMKTNEALRVAYVDEVSTGREEKEYYSVLVKYDHVLEKEVEIYRIKLPGPLKLGEGKPENQNHAIIFTRGDAVQTIDMNQDNYFEEALKMRNLLEEYRRNYGIRKPTILGVREHIFTGSVSSLAWFMSAQETSFVTLGQRVLANPLKIRMHYGHPDVFDRFWFLTRGGISKASRVINISEDIFAGFNCTLRGGNVTHHEYIQVGKGRDVGLNQVSMFEAKVASGNGEQVLSRDVYRLGHRLDFFRMLSFFYTTVGFFFNTTMVILTVYAFLWGRLYLALSGIENAIASESNNGALATILNQQFIIQLGLFTALPMIVENSLEQGFLQSIWDFLTMQLQLSSIFYTFSMGTRAHYFGRTILHGGAKYRATGRGFVVQHKSFAENYRLYARSHFIKAIELGLILTVYASHSAVSSDTFVYIAMTFTSWFLVISWLMAPFVFNPSGFDWLKTVYDFDEFMNWVWYRGSIFAKAEQSWERWWYEEQDHLKTTGFWGKVLEVILDLRFFFFQYGIVYQLGISAGSTSIAVYLLSWICVFVALATYVVVAYARDKYAAKEHIYYRLVQFLIIILAIVVIVALLEFTAFKFRDVFTSLLAFLPTGWGLLLIAQVLRPFLHSTILWDIVIAVARFYDILFGVIVMIPVAVLSWLPGFQSMQTRILFNEAFSRGLRIFQIVTGKKSKVDQD